From one Triticum aestivum cultivar Chinese Spring chromosome 4B, IWGSC CS RefSeq v2.1, whole genome shotgun sequence genomic stretch:
- the LOC123094353 gene encoding putative 12-oxophytodienoate reductase 5 has translation MEPIPLLTPYKMGQLNLAHRIVLAPLTRQRSYGNVPQPHAALYYSQRASAGGLLITEATGVSDTAQGYRDTPGVWTAEHVEAWKPIVDAVHAKGALIFCQIWHVGRVSTYEYQPGGAAPLSCTDKGVGPQMSYDGRLEEFAPPRRLKVEEIPAIVDDFRKAARNAIDAGFDGVEIHGANGYLIEQFLKDSANDRTDEYGGSIENRCRFALEVVDAVVKEVGGHRVGIRLSPFTDYMDCHDSDPHALALHMSTKLNNYNIIYLHMVELRMAIVDGRRVVPKRLLPYREAFKGTFMANGGYDREEGGKVVADGYTDLVSFGRSFLANPDLPKRFEIGAELNKYDRMTFYISDPVIGYTDYPFLD, from the exons ATGGAGCCCATCCCTCTCCTGACGCCGTACAAGATGGGCCAGCTCAACCTCGCCCACCGGATCGTCCTGGCCCCGCTCACCCGCCAGCGCTCCTACGGCAACGTGCCGCAGCCGCACGCCGCCTTGTACTACTCCCAGCGCGCCTCCGCCGGCGGGTTGCTCATCACCGAGGCCACCGGGGTCTCCGACACGGCCCAGGGGTACCGCGATACACCGGGCGTCTGGACGGCGGAGCACGTCGAGGCATGGAAGCCAATTGTCGATGCAGTGCACGCCAAGGGCGCGCTCATCTTCTGCCAGATCTGGCACGTCGGCCGCGTGTCCACCTATGAGTACCAGCCCGGCGGTGCCGCGCCGCTGTCGTGCACGGACAAGGGGGTGGGCCCGCAAATGAGCTATGACGGGAGGCTGGAGGAGTTCGCGCCGCCGAGGAGGCTCAAGGTGGAGGAGATACCGGCCATCGTCGACGACTTCAGGAAGGCGGCCAGGAACGCCATCGACGCTG GTTTTGACGGTGTGGAGATCCACGGGGCGAATGGGTACCTAATTGAGCAGTTCCTCAAGGACAGTGCGAATGACCGCACCGACGAGTATGGTGGCAGCATCGAGAACCGGTGTCGCTTTGCTCTCGAGGTGGTGGATGCCGTCGTGAAGGAGGTCGGTGGCCACCGTGTGGGCATCCGCCTCTCCCCCTTCACCGACTACATGGACTGCCACGACTCTGACCCCCACGCCCTCGCGCTCCACATGTCCACCAAACTCAACAACTACAACATCATCTATCTCCACATGGTCGAGCTGAGGATGGCCATCGTTGATGGACGAAGGGTGGTCCCGAAGCGCTTGCTGCCATACAGGGAGGCGTTCAAGGGTACATTTATGGCCAATGGCGGGTACGACCGCGAGGAAGGGGGCAAGGTGGTCGCTGATGGGTACACTGATTTGGTCTCCTTCGGGCGATCGTTCTTGGCGAATCCAGACCTGCCAAAGAGGTTTGAGATCGGCGCAGAGCTGAACAAGTATGATAGGATGACCTTCTACATCTCTGACCCCGTCATCGGCTACACTGACTACCCCTTCCTTGATTAA